The segment CCCGCTTGAGCCGGAAAGACTGGTCAGATAGACCAGGTGAGGGTTTCGTTCAGCATTTCCTGAAAGTCAGTCAGGCGCTCGTTCTTTTCCCCTACCAGGATCAGGTTGCCCTTTTCCAGCGGTATTATCACCGCCTCGAACCTTTCATCGGTGAAACTGAATTCACGCCGCACAGGACTGTTGTCGGTGATGATGATATTGACCGCGCCTCTGTTGCCACTCACAACCAGGTGGGCGCTGCTGCCCTGGGGCAGGATGGCGCAGGGTTTGGCAAAGCTGATGCCCAGCTGACTAATGGCCCCGGCACTGGTCAGAGCGCCCCCGATGGAGCTGACCGCCTGATTGACCTGTTGCAGACTGGCGCCGGAACTGGCGCCGATTTCATCGAGCTCCATGTAAATATGGTTGACAATCTGTTGTCCGAATGCTATTTCAGCCGCTGAGGGCTGGTTACCGCCAAACAGGGAGGAATATGCCACGCCAACGGCAAGTACCAGCACCGCGGCCATCGACAGCCGCCGCGTCGGCCGCAAACGGCCGGGGAATCGGACTACATTGTCAGGCGCAGGTGACTCCTGCCGGACTTCTTCGTCGGTCCCGGTGACCAGGCTCTTGAGTCTGCTGGACAGCTCCGGGGGTGCACTTACCCCGTTGGTCAGGCGTCCCAGCCGGTCATTGAACGAACGAACTTCGTTCAGTAGTTTCTGTCGCTCCGGCAGGGCCATTACGGCGTCCAGAAAATCCTGCTCATTGTCTTCAGGGTTGGCGAATACCCGCGTTTCAAATTCCGAATTATCCATCTGTGTTTGGCTCTTCTAGTTCGGCAATAGCCTCGTTCTGCCTGGAGGCGAAATGGTCTTTAAGCTTGCTTCTCGCCCGGAACAGGCGAGTCATTACTGTATTGCTGTTCAGGTCGAGAATATCGGCAATCTCCTTGCCACTGAAGCCCCCCACAACCTGCAGCAGCAGGGGCTCCCGGTATTCACTTTCCAACTGGTTGATGGCGTTATGCAACAGCTCCCGCTCCATCGCGTCATCCGGTTCATCGATGCCCGTTTCGGGCAGCGAGTAATCCTCCACATCCACCAGGTCCGGCTGAAAGCGCTCGTAAATCCGCGCGTTTTCCCGCCGCAGGATAGTGAAAAGCCAGGCTTTGGCAGCCTTGTCATTCTGCAGGCTGTCCAGAGAGCGCCAGGCGCGCAGAAACGTTTCCTGCACCAGATCTTCAGCCAGCGGCTTGCTTTTGCAGATCCAGTAGGCATAGCGGTATACATCCTGGTAAAGGGCATCGACCAGTGCTTCGTAGCGCTGCTGTTTGGTTTTCCCGTTTAAGACCGGTGTCTCAGTCATTTATTGCACTGCCAGTTGAGGATGTGACCTTTCCCTGATCCCGGACAAGGACCTGGAAAGGGACCTTATGGAAGCAACGAACGAAGGGTTACAGACATTGCTTGGCAAGGGTGGGGTGAAAGTGTGCCCAATTAACCGGTTGGCATCAAGTTTTACAGTCCGGCAATGGCTATTCTTCAGGCCCGTGTCATTCCAGGCAGCCGATGGTTTTGGATCACTATGGCTGTCTGTATACTTGGCTCCCTCAGTCACCCAGGGAATTCAGAAGGAGCAACCATGAACCGGATAGCCATAGCGGGTGCAGCGGGGCGAATGGGTCGCGCCCTTATCGAAGCGGTCCTATGCAGTAATCTCGATATTGAGTTGACGGTGGCCACTGTACTCAAAAGTGATCCTGCGCACGGTATGGACCTTGCCACGCTTATCGGTATGGCGCCCCTGGGTATCCTGGCCGACGAGTCGCTGGAGAACAGCGTGGCCGATTTCGATGTGCTCATTGATTTCACTGCGCCGGAAGCCAGCCTAGAGCATCTGGCACTTTGTCAGCGTCACGGTAAGGGTATCGTCATTGGTACTACTGGCTTCTCGGATCCCCAGAAGCAGGTGATCGCCGCCGCAGCGGAACAGATTCCCGTGGTGTTTGCCCCGAATATGAGTGTAGGTGTCAACGTTTGCCTGAAATTACTGCAGGCGGCGGCCAGCGCCCTGGGCGATGAAGTGGATGTGGAAATAGTCGAAGCTCATCACCGCCACAAGAAAGACGCGCCCTCCGGTACGGCTTTACGCATGGGTGAGGTGATAGCCAATACGCTGGGTCGGGACCTGGGCGAAGTGGCTGTCTATGGTCGCGAAGGTATTACCGGTGAGCGGGATCGCAAGACCATCGGCTTCGCGACTGTCAGAGCAGGCGACATCGTCGGTGATCATACAGTCATTTTTGCCGGTCAGGGTGAGCGGTTAGAAATCACCCACCGAGCCAGCAGTCGCATGACCTTTGCTGCTGGTGCGGTGCGGGCTGCGGCCTGGCTGGGGGATAAACAACCGGGGCTCTATGGGATGGATGACGTTCTGGGATGGACAGACCGGTAGACAAGCAGCATGTGTTTATCTAGAATGCGCGCTCAGGATGCTACGGGCTAAATTTCGAAAACAAACAGCAAAGCGGAGCGGGGTTTACACCTCACTCCGCTTTTTTTTGCCCGGCTTTTGTTGAACGTTAAATCGGAAAAAGGAGCATACATTGGCAGTTACTGCAGTATTGGCGCTTGAAGACGGAACCATTTTAAGAGGCGAAAGTATCGGGGCAGATGGACTTTCCGCTGGCGAAGTGGTTTTTAACACCTCAATGACTGGCTACCAGGAAATCCTCACCGACCCCTCTTATGCCAGGCAAATAGTCACACTCACCTATCCTCATATCGGCAACACCGGAACCAACCAGGAAGATAATGAATCGGATCGGGCCTGGGCATCAGGCCTGGTCATCAGGGATCTGCCTCTTATAGCCAGCAACTGGCGCAGCGAAGAGACACTTACTGAATTTCTGGTGCGCCAGAATGTAGTCGCCATCGCCGAGATAGATACTCGGCATCTGACTCGGATCCTTCGCGACAAAGGGCCGCTGAATGGTTGTCTGCTGGCCGGTGAGGCACTGGAAAAACAGGGCGAGGAAGCGGCGCTCAAGGCCGCCAGGGAATTTCCCGGCCTGAAAGGCATGGACCTGGCCCGGGTGGTTTCCATCGGAGAATCGCTGCGCTGGGAAACCGGCGAGTGGCAGCTGGGCGCGGGCTACTCGAAGCCCCAAAATGGCAAGTACAAAGTGGTGGCCTATGATTTTGGCGTAAAGCGCAACATTCTGCGGATGCTGACCGAACGCCAATGTGAGGTCACCGTGGTGCCGGCCCAGACCCCGGCCGACGAGGTGCTGGCCATGAGTCCCGACGGTGTTTTCCTCTCCAACGGCCCCGGCGACCCCGAGCCCTGCGAATACGCCATAACGGCGATCAGGCAGTTTCTGGAAAAGAATATCCCTTTGTTTGGCATCTGCCTTGGACACCAGCTGCTGGCCCTTGCCTGTGACGCCAGGACAGTCAAGATGCGACTGGGTCATCACGGCGCCAACCATCCGGTACAGAATCTGGATGACAGGACTGTGATGATTACCAGCCAGAATCATGGCTTTGCGGTTGATGAACAGACTCTCCCTGCCAATCTGCGAGCTACGCACAGGTCGTTGTTTGATGGCACCTTGCAGGGTATAGAGCGTACCGACAAGCCGGCCTTCGGGTTTCAGGGCCATCCTGAGGCGAGTCCGGGGCCCCATGATGTCGCTCCGCTGTTCGATCACTTTATAGAGTTGATTGAAAAACACAGGAGTGCTGGTTGAAGCATCGGTAAGGGCCAGTTATCCCATACGGACTTAAACAGATTCCAATTCGCAGACACAGAATCAGGTGAGTAATGCCAAAACGAACAGACATTAAAAGTATTTTGATCATTGGAGCAGGGCCCATCGTAATAGGTCAGGCTTGCGAGTTTGATTATTCAGGCACCCAGGCGTGTCAGGCTCTCCAGGAAGAGGGCTATCGGGTCATTCTGGTTAACTCTAATCCAGCAACTATCATGACCGACCCTTCCATGGCGGATGCCACTTACATCGAACCGGTGAACTGGCAGGTTGTCGAAAAAATCATCGAGAAAGAGCGGCCAGACGCAATTCTTCCGACCATGGGTGGCCAGACCGGGCTTAACTGTGCTCTGGATCTGGATAAACATGGGGTTTTGGAAAAGTACAATGTAGAGCTGATTGGCGCGAGAAAAGAAGCTATAGACAAGGCCGAAGACCGCGAACTGTTTGATAACGCCATGAAGGCCATCGGTCTGGAAACTCCCGCGCATGGTATTGCCCGAAGTATGGAGCAGGCCTACGAAACTCTTGAGCAGGTGGGTTTTCCCTGTATTATCCGCCCTTCCTTCACCATGGGTGGAAGCGGTGGAGGAATTGCCTACAACAGGGAAGAGTTTGAAGAGATCTGTACTCGCGGGATGAAACTTTCACCCACCAATGAATTATTGATCGATGAATCATTAATCGGCTGGAAAGAATACGAGCTTGAAGTTGTGCGTGACAAGAATGATAACTGTATCATTGTCTGTCCGATTGAAAATTTCGATGCCATGGGCGTGCACACCGGCGACTCCATTACGGTGGCTCCGGCCCAGACTCTCACGGACAAGGAATACCAGATTCTGCGAGATGCCTCGATCGCAGTGCTGCGGGAGATCGGCGTTGAAACGGGCGGTTCGAACGTCCAGTTCGGTATCAATCCCGCGGACGGCAGGCTGGTCGTCATCGAGATGAACCCGCGGGTGTCCCGCTCTTCGGCCCTGGCTTCCAAGGCAACCGGTTTTCCGATCGCCCGGGTGGCGGCCAAGCTGGCGGTCGGCTACACCCTGGATGAATTGAAGAACGAAATCACCGGCGGTGTCACTCCGGCCTCTTTTGAGCCGGCTATCGATTACGTGGTTACCAAGATTCCCCGCTTCACTTTTGAAAAATTTGATCAGGCCAATGATCGCCTGACGACCCAGATGAAATCCGTAGGGGAGGTGATGGCGATCGGCCGCACTTTTCAGGAATCGATTCAGAAGGCACTGCGCGGCCTGGAGGTTGGCGTCAGTGGTTTCGACCCTATCCTGGATACCAGGCTGAGCGATGCCAGCGATACTCTGAAGCGCGAACTCATGGAGCCTGGTGCGCAGCGAATCTGGTATATCGGCGATGCTTTCAGGTTGGGCATGAGCGTCGACAAGGTACATGAGTTGACAGGTGTTGACCCCTGGTACCTGATTCAGATCGAAGAGTTGATCAAGCTGGAAAAAGATGTCTCCAAAATGTCCCTGGGGCAGCTGGACCGGGACACCCTGTACCGACTCAAACGAAAGGGTTTCTCTGATCGACGCCTTGCCACCCTGACTGGTGTCAGCGAGTCTGAAATGCAGAACGCTAGGCATAAACTGGGTGTCCGGCCGGTATACAAACGGGTGGATACCTGTGCGGCGGAATTTGAATCCACCACCGCGTACATGTATTCCACCTATGAAGAAGTCTGTGAGGCAAATCCGTCCGACCGGAAGAAGATCATGGTTCTGGGAGGCGGGCCTAACCGCATCGGGCAGGGTATCGAGTTTGATTACTGCTGCGTACACGCTGCACTGGCAATGCGGGAAGACGGTTACGAGACCATCATGGTGAATTGTAATCCGGAAACCGTCTCTACGGATTTCAATATCTCTGATCGTCTGTTTTTTGAGCCGGTAACTTTCGAGGATGTACTGGAGATCGTTCATCTTGAAAAACCAGTCGGTGTAATCGTGCAGTTCGGTGGGCAGACCCCATTGAACATCGTTACCCGCCTGGAAGATGCTGGTGTGCCGGTGATTGGCACGTCGCCGGATGCCATTGACCGGGCTGAGGACAGGGAGCGTTTTCAGCAATTGATTCAAAAACTGGATCTGAAGCAGCCGCCCAACTGTACGGTGCGCAGTGTCGAAGAAAGCCTGGCGCGGGCGAGAGATCTGTCTTATCCGCTTGTAGTGCGTCCTTCATACGTTCTTGGCGGGCGAGCCATGGAGATCGTGTACAACGAAGAGGAGCTTAATCGCTACCTGCATAACGCAGTTAAAGTGTCCAACGAAAGCCCGGTGCTGCTGGATTACTTTCTCAGCTCGGCGATTGAGATCGATGTCGATGTCGTCTGCGATGGTAAACAGGTAGTGGTAGGGGCCATCATGCAGCACATCGAGAAAGCCGGTGTGCACTCTGGCGATTCGGCGTGCTCGCTGCCACCCTACAGCCTGCCGGCTGCAGTGCAGGAGCAGATTCGCGAGCAGGTCACGCGCCTGGCGCTGGAGCTCGGGGTAGTGGGGCTGATGAATACCCAGCTGGCCTACCAGGACGGTGAGATCTACATTATCGAAGTTAACCCCAGAGCCTCGCGCACGGTGCCCTTTGTTTCCAAGTGTATCGGCCAGTCACTGGCCAAGATTGCGGCGCGCTGCATGGTTGGCATGAGCCTGGAGGAACAGAACTTTACCAGGGAGATCATCCCTTCCACCTTTGCTGTGAAAGAAGCCGTCTTCCCGTTTGTGAAGTTTCCCGGAGTGGACCCCATTCTGGGTCCGGAGATGAAGTCAACCGGGGAGGTGATGGGAGTCGGTGAGACATTCGCCGAAGCGTTTGCCAAGTCCCAGATGGCGGCTGGAGAAAAAATCTCTGTCGGGGGAACCGCCTTTATCAGCGTGAAGGACTCCGACAAGACCGCTTGTCTGGAGGTGGCACGCAAGCTTAATAAGCTTGGTTTCGCGCTGGTTGCTACCCGCGGTACTGCCAGGGTTATCGAGGGAGCAGGTCTGCCGGTGCGGGTTGTCAACAAGGTCGCCGAGGGGCGCCCGCACATTGTTGATATGATCAAGAATGATGAAATTCAGCTGATCGTCAATACGACCGAGGGCAAGCAGGCGATTATCGATTCATCCAATATTCGTCGCAGTGCGCTGCGGCACGATGTGTTCTGTACCACGACCCTGGACGCGGGGCTGGCCGTATGCCAGGCGTTAGAATTCGGTGATGCGATGTCGGTACTCAGTCTGCAGGAACTCCATAGTCGTCTGAGCGCGGCCTGAGTCCTGTATTAACCTGGTGGCGCCGCAGCCTGGAGTCCGGTTTGGCTGCTTGTGATTGAGCAGCAGCCAGATTACCAGGCCGCGCGCCAGCCAAGTTTTCTATTGGGTAAAGTGCTGCTATGCTAACAGCCTGAGTTCGGGGCAGTAGCAGCATGTAACCGCCTGCCTGCAGTTCGCAGTCATCGATCGGGGCTGCGCCATAGCCGGTCAATAAATCAATTCAGTTCAGACAGCTTGCGGGTATTCAGGCGCCGGGAGCTGGTATGGGAGTGATATGCAAAAAGTACCAATGACAAAGGAAGGTGCCGAAAAGCTGCGTAAAGAGCTTGCGGAGCTTAAATCGCAGGTCCGCCCGCGCATAATAGCTGCCATTGCAGAAGCCCGAGAGCATGGAGACCTGAAAGAGAATGCCGAATATCACGCGGCCCGGGAGCAGCAGAGTTTCTGCGAAGGGCGGATCGCGGAGATCGAGGGTAAGCTGTCAGGCTGTGAAATTATCGATGTGACTCAGATAGAACCCACCGGTCGGGTTATATTCGGCGCTACTGTGACCCTGCTTAATCTGGACAATGAAAAGCAGTCGGTCTATCAGATCGTCGGTGAAGATGAGGCTAACGTTGCTGCCGGCAAAATCAGCGTGGGCTCACCTATCGCCAGGGCGCTGATGGGTAAGCACGAAGGAGACGAAGTGGTCGTCAAGGCTCCAGTTGGCGATATCGAGTACGAGATTGAGAAGGTGGAGCACCGCTAGGCAAGGGCAGTCATCGCGCTGGAAGTTTCAAAGGGCCATCCACCCTGTCCTCGAATGCAGGCGGAACAGGAGCGAAGGTGCCGGGCGGCTCAGACTTTACGGAGCAGGTTGGAAAGCCGCGGATCAGCTTTTCGGGTTGCCCGGTATATCAGCAGGATATGACCGACCTGCTGAATACACTCGGCCCCCAGCAGGTCGGTCAGCTCGTTTTTAATTGCCTCCCGGGCGACCCGGTCACCGACGGCGATCTTGACTTTAATAAGTTCGTGGTCGGTCAATGCCCGCTCCAGCTCCAGCCTGACGTTTTCGGTCAACCCTTTATCAGCTACCGTGACGATGGGCTTCAGTTTGTGGCCGATGGCGCGAAACTGCTTTTTCTGCTGAGAGTTAGTGGGCATGGTGCTGGGTCATCCTCCAAGGCGGGGCATTGTACCCAGATAGGCCGCATAAGGCGATATTTGAATCTGGGTCGCATACTTCGGTGATGAATTTTGGCAAGATCGAAAAGCAGTAAAGGCTGGCTGAAAGAGCACTTTGACGACGCCTACGTGAAGCAGTCCCGTGATCAGGGTTACCGGTCGCGGGCCAGTTTCAAGCTGTTGGAAATTCAGGATAAGGATCACCTTTTCAAACCCGGTATGACGGTGGTGGATCTGGGGGCTGCGCCGGGCGGGTGGTCTCAGGTAGCCGCCTCGCTGGTGGGAGCCGGTGGTAAGGTGATTGCCAGTGACATTCTCGCCATGGACCCGATTGCCGATGTGCAGTTCATCCAGGGGGATTTCACTGAGGACGCCGTGTTCGAGAAGATTCTCGCTGCCCTGGAAGATCAGCGCGCCGACCTTGTAATTTCGGACATGGCCCCAAACCTGAGTGGTATGAAGGAAATCGATCAGCCACGGGTCCTGTATCTCGGAGAGCTTGCCTTCGACCTCGCCACAACGGTGCTGAGGGAAAACGGCGCCTTACTCGTCAAGGTGTTCCAGGGGTCCGGACTCGATACTTACCAGAAGCAGCTTAAAACCCGTTTCAGGTCGGTAAAGGTAAGAAAACCACGAGCTTCCCGGGCCCGGTCAGCTGAACTGTATCTGCTGGCCGAGGGTTTTATAGCGGGTGAATGAACTTTAGTGTAATAATTCGCGTATCGAATAGTAACGAAACAAGCGATTTGAAGCGCCGGGGAACTCCCCGGTTGTTGCGAATGTGGTGGCCCCCCGGGCCGCTCCGAAAGGTCGCCGATTAGGAGATAAGCCTTTGAATGACATGGCAAAGAACTTGATTTTGTGGATGATTATCGCCGGCGTCCTGCTGATGGTTTTCAACAGCATAAATCAGGAAACCCGTGACGAATCCCTGAACTACTCAACCTTTATCAGGGAGGTGCGTTCCGGTCAGGTGGCCGCCGTGGACATAGCCGGTATCGAGATTGCCGGTATCCGTACCGACAACAGCCGCTTTCGAACCACCATGCCGATGATCGGTGATCCCCAGCTCATGGATGATCTGTTTGAAAACGGAGTCGAAATCCGTGCCAGTGCCCCAGAGCAGCAAAGCATCTGGAGCCAGTTGCTAGTGGCCAGTTTCCCAATTCTGATCATAATCGCGCTGTTCTTCTTCTTCATGCGGCAGATGCAGGGTGGCGGGGCTGGAGGCAAGGGTGGTCCCATGTCATTCGGCAAGAGCAAGGCCAAACTGCTCGGTGAAGACCAGATCAAGGTAACCTTTGCCGATGTGGCTGGCGTCGACGAGGCCAAGGAAGATGTTCAGGAGCTGGTGGAGTTTCTGCGCGAACCGGACAAGTTTCAACGGCTCGGCGGGCGCATTCCCCGCGGCATACTTATGGTTGGCCAACCCGGTACCGGCAAGACGCTGCTGGCCAAGGCAATTGCCGGTGAAGCAAAAGTGCCGTTCTTTTCAATCTCCGGCTCCGATTTTGTGGAAATGTTTGTCGGCGTAGGCGCATCCCGCGTGCGCGATATGTTCGACCAGGCCAAGAAGGCGGCTCCCTGCATTATCTTCATCGATGAGATCGATGCCGTAGGCAGACATCGTGGTGCCGGGCTGGGTGGTGGCCATGATGAGCGCGAACAAACTCTGAACCAGCTACTGGTGGAGATGGACGGCTTCGAGGCCAATGACGGCATCATCGTGATCGCGGCCACTAACCGGCCCGACGTGCTGGATCCGGCTCTTTTGCGTCCCGGTCGCTTCGACCGCCAGGTGGTAGTTGGCTTGCCTGACATCCGTGGTCGTGAACAGATCCTCAAGGTTCACATGCGCAAGGTGCCCATCGACGACAATGTGAAAGCCAGCCTGATAGCCCGCGGCACGCCAGGTTTTTCCGGCGCTGATCTGGCCAACCTGGTAAACGAGGCAGCCCTGTTTGCCGCCCGCGGCAGCAGACGCCTGGTAACCATGGAGGAATTCGAGAAAGCCAAGGACAAGATCATGATGGGCGCCGAGCGCAAGTCCATGGTCATGTCTGACAAGGAAAAACTGAATACTGCCTATCACGAAGCCGGGCATGCCATCGTCGGTCGCCTGGTCCCGGAACATGACCCTGTTTACAAGGTCAGTATCATTCCCCGCGGCAGGGCCCTGGGTGTCACCATGTTTCTGCCTGAAGAGGATCGCTACAGCATCAGTAAAACCCACCTTCTGAGTCAGATCTGCAGCCTCTATGGTGGACGGATCGCCGAGGAGATGACGCTTGGTAAGGAAGGTGTCACTACCGGGGCGTCCAATGATATTCAGCGTGCCACCGAACTGGCCAGAAACATGGTTACCAAGTGGGGGCTATCTGAAAAGATGGGTCCGTTGATGTACACAGAAAACGACGGCGAGGTGTTTCTGGGGCGATCCGCCGCTTCACCGACCAAGTCCGTCTCTGACGATACTGCCGAAGCAATCGATCACGAAGTACGCACAATTATCGATGAATGCTATACCAGGGCCCAGGAAATACTGGAATCCAACCGGGACAAGCTGGAATTGATGAAGGATGCGTTGCTCGAATACGAGACTATCGACGCCGAGCAGATCAACGACATCATGGAAGGCAGCAGGCCAAGGCCGCCGGCAGACTGGTCGGATCAGGACCAGAATAATTCCGGCACCGGTACGTTGAGCAGGGACGGAGACAAGAAAGCCGAGGGCCCGCAAGACACCATAAAAGACACCAAGATCGGTGGTCCAGCCAGCGAACACTGATGGGTCGGCACCAGCCGTGAGTCAGCAATTAA is part of the Gammaproteobacteria bacterium genome and harbors:
- a CDS encoding DUF3379 family protein, which codes for MDNSEFETRVFANPEDNEQDFLDAVMALPERQKLLNEVRSFNDRLGRLTNGVSAPPELSSRLKSLVTGTDEEVRQESPAPDNVVRFPGRLRPTRRLSMAAVLVLAVGVAYSSLFGGNQPSAAEIAFGQQIVNHIYMELDEIGASSGASLQQVNQAVSSIGGALTSAGAISQLGISFAKPCAILPQGSSAHLVVSGNRGAVNIIITDNSPVRREFSFTDERFEAVIIPLEKGNLILVGEKNERLTDFQEMLNETLTWSI
- a CDS encoding sigma-70 family RNA polymerase sigma factor, which codes for MTETPVLNGKTKQQRYEALVDALYQDVYRYAYWICKSKPLAEDLVQETFLRAWRSLDSLQNDKAAKAWLFTILRRENARIYERFQPDLVDVEDYSLPETGIDEPDDAMERELLHNAINQLESEYREPLLLQVVGGFSGKEIADILDLNSNTVMTRLFRARSKLKDHFASRQNEAIAELEEPNTDG
- the dapB gene encoding 4-hydroxy-tetrahydrodipicolinate reductase, giving the protein MNRIAIAGAAGRMGRALIEAVLCSNLDIELTVATVLKSDPAHGMDLATLIGMAPLGILADESLENSVADFDVLIDFTAPEASLEHLALCQRHGKGIVIGTTGFSDPQKQVIAAAAEQIPVVFAPNMSVGVNVCLKLLQAAASALGDEVDVEIVEAHHRHKKDAPSGTALRMGEVIANTLGRDLGEVAVYGREGITGERDRKTIGFATVRAGDIVGDHTVIFAGQGERLEITHRASSRMTFAAGAVRAAAWLGDKQPGLYGMDDVLGWTDR
- the carA gene encoding glutamine-hydrolyzing carbamoyl-phosphate synthase small subunit, yielding MAVTAVLALEDGTILRGESIGADGLSAGEVVFNTSMTGYQEILTDPSYARQIVTLTYPHIGNTGTNQEDNESDRAWASGLVIRDLPLIASNWRSEETLTEFLVRQNVVAIAEIDTRHLTRILRDKGPLNGCLLAGEALEKQGEEAALKAAREFPGLKGMDLARVVSIGESLRWETGEWQLGAGYSKPQNGKYKVVAYDFGVKRNILRMLTERQCEVTVVPAQTPADEVLAMSPDGVFLSNGPGDPEPCEYAITAIRQFLEKNIPLFGICLGHQLLALACDARTVKMRLGHHGANHPVQNLDDRTVMITSQNHGFAVDEQTLPANLRATHRSLFDGTLQGIERTDKPAFGFQGHPEASPGPHDVAPLFDHFIELIEKHRSAG
- the carB gene encoding carbamoyl-phosphate synthase large subunit; translation: MPKRTDIKSILIIGAGPIVIGQACEFDYSGTQACQALQEEGYRVILVNSNPATIMTDPSMADATYIEPVNWQVVEKIIEKERPDAILPTMGGQTGLNCALDLDKHGVLEKYNVELIGARKEAIDKAEDRELFDNAMKAIGLETPAHGIARSMEQAYETLEQVGFPCIIRPSFTMGGSGGGIAYNREEFEEICTRGMKLSPTNELLIDESLIGWKEYELEVVRDKNDNCIIVCPIENFDAMGVHTGDSITVAPAQTLTDKEYQILRDASIAVLREIGVETGGSNVQFGINPADGRLVVIEMNPRVSRSSALASKATGFPIARVAAKLAVGYTLDELKNEITGGVTPASFEPAIDYVVTKIPRFTFEKFDQANDRLTTQMKSVGEVMAIGRTFQESIQKALRGLEVGVSGFDPILDTRLSDASDTLKRELMEPGAQRIWYIGDAFRLGMSVDKVHELTGVDPWYLIQIEELIKLEKDVSKMSLGQLDRDTLYRLKRKGFSDRRLATLTGVSESEMQNARHKLGVRPVYKRVDTCAAEFESTTAYMYSTYEEVCEANPSDRKKIMVLGGGPNRIGQGIEFDYCCVHAALAMREDGYETIMVNCNPETVSTDFNISDRLFFEPVTFEDVLEIVHLEKPVGVIVQFGGQTPLNIVTRLEDAGVPVIGTSPDAIDRAEDRERFQQLIQKLDLKQPPNCTVRSVEESLARARDLSYPLVVRPSYVLGGRAMEIVYNEEELNRYLHNAVKVSNESPVLLDYFLSSAIEIDVDVVCDGKQVVVGAIMQHIEKAGVHSGDSACSLPPYSLPAAVQEQIREQVTRLALELGVVGLMNTQLAYQDGEIYIIEVNPRASRTVPFVSKCIGQSLAKIAARCMVGMSLEEQNFTREIIPSTFAVKEAVFPFVKFPGVDPILGPEMKSTGEVMGVGETFAEAFAKSQMAAGEKISVGGTAFISVKDSDKTACLEVARKLNKLGFALVATRGTARVIEGAGLPVRVVNKVAEGRPHIVDMIKNDEIQLIVNTTEGKQAIIDSSNIRRSALRHDVFCTTTLDAGLAVCQALEFGDAMSVLSLQELHSRLSAA
- the greA gene encoding transcription elongation factor GreA translates to MQKVPMTKEGAEKLRKELAELKSQVRPRIIAAIAEAREHGDLKENAEYHAAREQQSFCEGRIAEIEGKLSGCEIIDVTQIEPTGRVIFGATVTLLNLDNEKQSVYQIVGEDEANVAAGKISVGSPIARALMGKHEGDEVVVKAPVGDIEYEIEKVEHR
- a CDS encoding YhbY family RNA-binding protein, with product MPTNSQQKKQFRAIGHKLKPIVTVADKGLTENVRLELERALTDHELIKVKIAVGDRVAREAIKNELTDLLGAECIQQVGHILLIYRATRKADPRLSNLLRKV
- the rlmE gene encoding 23S rRNA (uridine(2552)-2'-O)-methyltransferase RlmE: MARSKSSKGWLKEHFDDAYVKQSRDQGYRSRASFKLLEIQDKDHLFKPGMTVVDLGAAPGGWSQVAASLVGAGGKVIASDILAMDPIADVQFIQGDFTEDAVFEKILAALEDQRADLVISDMAPNLSGMKEIDQPRVLYLGELAFDLATTVLRENGALLVKVFQGSGLDTYQKQLKTRFRSVKVRKPRASRARSAELYLLAEGFIAGE
- the ftsH gene encoding ATP-dependent zinc metalloprotease FtsH: MNDMAKNLILWMIIAGVLLMVFNSINQETRDESLNYSTFIREVRSGQVAAVDIAGIEIAGIRTDNSRFRTTMPMIGDPQLMDDLFENGVEIRASAPEQQSIWSQLLVASFPILIIIALFFFFMRQMQGGGAGGKGGPMSFGKSKAKLLGEDQIKVTFADVAGVDEAKEDVQELVEFLREPDKFQRLGGRIPRGILMVGQPGTGKTLLAKAIAGEAKVPFFSISGSDFVEMFVGVGASRVRDMFDQAKKAAPCIIFIDEIDAVGRHRGAGLGGGHDEREQTLNQLLVEMDGFEANDGIIVIAATNRPDVLDPALLRPGRFDRQVVVGLPDIRGREQILKVHMRKVPIDDNVKASLIARGTPGFSGADLANLVNEAALFAARGSRRLVTMEEFEKAKDKIMMGAERKSMVMSDKEKLNTAYHEAGHAIVGRLVPEHDPVYKVSIIPRGRALGVTMFLPEEDRYSISKTHLLSQICSLYGGRIAEEMTLGKEGVTTGASNDIQRATELARNMVTKWGLSEKMGPLMYTENDGEVFLGRSAASPTKSVSDDTAEAIDHEVRTIIDECYTRAQEILESNRDKLELMKDALLEYETIDAEQINDIMEGSRPRPPADWSDQDQNNSGTGTLSRDGDKKAEGPQDTIKDTKIGGPASEH